CCAGAACGGCGCGTGCGTCTTCAGGAAGTCCATCAGGAATTCGCAAGCATCGAATGCGGACGCGCGATGCGCGGCGGCCACCACGACCAGCACGACGGCCTGGCCGAGCGGAATGCGGCCGACGCGGTGCACGATCTTGACCGCTTCGAGCCGCCAGCGTGCGCTGGCTTCCTCGACGATGCCCCACAGCGCCTGTTCGGTCATCGTCGGGTAGTGCTCGACTTCCAGCGCGACGACGTCGTCGACGTCGCCTTCCTTGCGCACGACACCGAGGAAATTCACGACGGCACCGACATTCGGATTGCGAACGATCGGCGCGAGCTCGGCGCCTGCATCGATCGGCGCGTACTGCACGCGCACTTCGAAGCCGGCGGCGATCGCGGGCGGCGGTTCGGTGTGCGGGTCGGCCGCATCGGCGGGAAGCGGGTGACCGCCGGCACGCAACGGATCGTCCGGCAGCCCGGCGCGGGATTCGGTGAAGGTTGTCATGACACGTTCTCCTGTAGGCGGCGCGTCCTGTGTCGCGCGGCGGCCGGTCAGCCGCCGACGAGCGACATGCGCACGGTCGGATAGGTCTTGCCCGGCGCGCGGGCCGGCCGTGCGGCCCGGCGCTCGGAATAGCGGTCGTCGCGCCGCATCCAGCGATCGCGGACGGCGGCCGCGAGATCGTTGGTCGACGCTGTTTCGTCGAGCCACGGCCGCAGGTCGGTGCCTTGGGTCGCGAACAGGCACGTATAGAGCTGCCCGTCGGCCGATACGCGGGCGCGCGAGCAGGTGCCGCAGAACGGATGCGACACGCTCGCGATGAAGCCGACTTCACCCGCACCATCGATGTGCGCGCAACGGATCGCGGTCGCGTCGTGCCCCGGTTCGCCGACGAGCACGAGCGGATAGTGTTCGTCGATCAGTTCGCGCATTCGCGCGGCCGGTACGACCTTGTCGCCGGACCAGAAGCTCGCACCGCCGACGTCCATGTATTCGATGAAGCGTATCGCCACGCCGGTATGCCGGAAGTGGCGCACGAGCGGCAGGATCTGGTCGTCGTTCGCGCCGCGCTCGATCACCGCGTTGACCTTGACCGGTGCGAGCCCGGCTGCGTGCGCGGCTTCGATGCCGGAAAGCACGCGCGACACGGGCACGTCGGTGTCGCTCATCCGGCGGAAT
This genomic interval from Burkholderia cepacia contains the following:
- the moaA gene encoding GTP 3',8-cyclase MoaA — encoded protein: MQADEPIVNAIASAAPAAAASSGGASPGAFPRTSDTLGRPLRDLRLSVIDQCNFRCGYCMPRESFGADYAFMPSSERLSFAQLERIARAFTSLGVEKIRITGGEPLLRRNLETLIERLSALTTVDGKPVEIALTTNGSLLAAKARSLRDAGLSRVTVSLDALDDAVFRRMSDTDVPVSRVLSGIEAAHAAGLAPVKVNAVIERGANDDQILPLVRHFRHTGVAIRFIEYMDVGGASFWSGDKVVPAARMRELIDEHYPLVLVGEPGHDATAIRCAHIDGAGEVGFIASVSHPFCGTCSRARVSADGQLYTCLFATQGTDLRPWLDETASTNDLAAAVRDRWMRRDDRYSERRAARPARAPGKTYPTVRMSLVGG
- a CDS encoding molybdenum cofactor biosynthesis protein MoaE: MTTFTESRAGLPDDPLRAGGHPLPADAADPHTEPPPAIAAGFEVRVQYAPIDAGAELAPIVRNPNVGAVVNFLGVVRKEGDVDDVVALEVEHYPTMTEQALWGIVEEASARWRLEAVKIVHRVGRIPLGQAVVLVVVAAAHRASAFDACEFLMDFLKTHAPFWKKEIRHDGESGWVEAKTHDDQAMRRWG